The following coding sequences are from one Leptospira mayottensis 200901116 window:
- a CDS encoding HD domain-containing protein → MPLQLDIAYSFQRLLEKSKNVGGRLVSRQLTHIVDSFILSKFESSKVGLKSKDKLCIVALGGYGRMEMAPHSDIDLLYLHNGIKEQRLESVISKINTYLYDSGKVVGHSCRTIKECFRYLDDMSSYHAFLDARFLTGSKTLFEKFKTDFLEKLPVKWTKRYNEIKEEILTSRFLNEERPILLSEPNLKTDLCGLRDIQYMFWMEKSVRNLPSIGGLSILPVFQRGEIQLLQEAYDFILRVRIAMHMLTARKTDRLDLSLQQEVAEYLSYGKKEELSSVEKFMHTLYRHQKNIYFIIRTYLDSIIEKRKNSKGESFSYEDLHFFRIGDTVFPPVIGTLFTNPHTIYRDIMHSFRMIQEKNVQISGTLLNEFRFAANFLDDDFKYASEVNEEFLKILRTPSQRGRVLKLMHESGVLGAILPEFGACTNFPLFSYHHEFTVDEHTLLILHELDLLDKGKFEDTEVQKAYKECSKIELLALAILLHDAGKVKEGDHSEYGAELVVSVGDRLGLDEEDTDLCRFLVEKHTLMSELSSKRDIGDPKLIMDFARIVGNRERLRKLYILTVIDTKSVGTGVLTNWKSSILNTLYQNTIPYFASDSKDDFGETGPTRSIQLENLRSYLLAKEDLDEDIIKSIVAFADEVLPSSYLNTVSNRKILRNFKSIGTLVQNPSFGMKFETEQDPAFVTIDVVTANQPEILLDLSCTVSSEGLSLLGMKSYTFGEYWITTVQLTDSTGGGNLPNEKLDRIEAKLKSISSGNLKRESIAFERTDWNPRKPTPESIINRSVLFYNDDLPDVTIMEVRMPDVVGLVYRILQIILYLDLKVRYLRVSTSADYAYDSFYLQTSNGAKLEDPNLLFTLREKILTIQFREQILKETPL, encoded by the coding sequence GACCTACTCTACCTACACAACGGAATCAAAGAACAAAGATTAGAATCAGTTATATCCAAAATCAACACATATCTCTATGACTCCGGAAAAGTAGTCGGGCATTCCTGTAGAACGATTAAGGAATGTTTTCGGTACTTGGACGATATGTCTTCTTATCACGCCTTTCTAGATGCTCGTTTTCTTACGGGATCTAAAACCTTATTCGAAAAGTTTAAAACTGATTTTCTGGAAAAACTTCCCGTAAAATGGACAAAACGTTACAACGAAATCAAAGAGGAGATTTTAACCTCCCGGTTTCTTAACGAAGAACGTCCCATTTTGTTAAGCGAACCGAATTTGAAAACGGACCTTTGCGGACTCCGGGACATCCAATATATGTTTTGGATGGAAAAATCCGTCCGAAATCTTCCTTCTATAGGAGGATTATCCATACTTCCGGTTTTTCAAAGAGGAGAAATACAACTTCTCCAAGAAGCTTACGATTTCATCCTACGGGTAAGAATCGCGATGCACATGCTCACTGCTCGAAAAACAGATCGTTTAGATCTTAGTCTTCAGCAAGAAGTTGCAGAATACCTAAGTTACGGAAAAAAAGAAGAGCTTTCTTCCGTTGAAAAATTCATGCATACCTTGTATCGCCACCAGAAAAACATCTACTTCATTATCCGTACTTATTTGGATTCCATTATCGAAAAAAGAAAAAATTCCAAAGGCGAAAGTTTCTCCTACGAAGATCTTCACTTTTTTAGGATCGGAGATACTGTTTTTCCACCCGTGATCGGAACATTATTCACAAACCCACATACGATCTATCGGGACATCATGCATTCTTTTAGAATGATTCAGGAAAAGAACGTGCAGATCTCCGGAACGTTGTTAAACGAATTTCGATTTGCGGCGAATTTTTTGGACGACGACTTTAAATATGCTTCCGAAGTAAACGAAGAATTCTTAAAAATTTTAAGAACCCCTTCTCAGAGAGGAAGGGTTTTAAAGTTGATGCACGAATCCGGAGTTTTAGGAGCAATTCTCCCCGAATTCGGAGCCTGTACCAATTTTCCTCTATTCAGCTACCATCATGAATTCACTGTAGACGAACATACATTATTGATTTTGCATGAACTCGACCTTCTGGATAAGGGAAAATTCGAAGACACCGAAGTTCAAAAGGCATATAAGGAATGTTCTAAGATTGAACTTTTGGCCCTTGCGATCCTACTTCACGATGCCGGAAAAGTAAAGGAAGGAGACCACTCCGAATATGGAGCCGAACTTGTAGTTTCCGTGGGAGACAGACTCGGACTCGACGAAGAAGACACGGATCTCTGCCGCTTTCTCGTGGAAAAACACACTCTTATGTCGGAGTTGAGTTCTAAAAGAGATATAGGAGATCCGAAACTAATCATGGATTTTGCGAGAATCGTGGGGAACCGAGAAAGATTAAGAAAACTTTATATTCTTACCGTAATCGACACGAAATCAGTAGGAACAGGGGTTCTTACCAACTGGAAGAGCTCGATACTAAACACTCTCTATCAAAATACGATTCCGTATTTCGCAAGCGACTCAAAGGATGATTTTGGGGAAACAGGTCCTACCCGAAGCATTCAGTTGGAGAATTTAAGGAGTTATCTCCTCGCCAAAGAAGATCTAGACGAAGACATCATCAAATCCATCGTCGCATTCGCGGATGAAGTACTACCCTCCTCGTATCTCAATACGGTATCCAATCGTAAAATATTAAGAAATTTTAAATCGATCGGAACACTTGTGCAAAACCCATCTTTTGGAATGAAATTCGAAACGGAACAAGATCCGGCCTTCGTAACGATCGACGTGGTAACTGCAAATCAACCCGAGATTCTCTTGGATTTATCCTGCACCGTTTCCTCCGAGGGTCTCAGTCTTTTAGGAATGAAAAGTTATACTTTCGGAGAATATTGGATCACGACGGTCCAACTGACGGATTCAACCGGGGGTGGAAATCTTCCGAACGAAAAATTAGATCGAATCGAAGCAAAACTAAAGTCAATTTCTTCCGGAAATTTGAAACGGGAAAGTATCGCCTTTGAAAGGACTGATTGGAATCCACGAAAGCCCACTCCGGAAAGTATAATCAATCGATCAGTTCTATTTTATAACGACGATCTTCCGGATGTAACCATCATGGAAGTAAGAATGCCAGACGTCGTAGGTCTGGTTTATAGAATTCTCCAAATCATTCTTTATCTGGATTTAAAAGTTCGTTATCTGAGAGTATCGACCAGCGCCGATTATGCATACGATTCTTTTTATCTTCAAACCTCCAACGGAGCCAAACTGGAAGATCCGAATTTACTTTTTACATTGCGGGAAAAAATTCTTACGATCCAATTCAGAGAACAGATTTTAAAAGAAACCCCTCTTTGA